The Roseibium sp. Sym1 nucleotide sequence GACCACAGCCAGACCGGCCTCAGCCGCATCCTGATCCAGATGGTCGAGGCGACGACGGTGGTCAAGGTCACCGAGCGGCTGAACTCGATCGAAGCGGCCGAAGACGCCATCAAGGCTGCCCGTGTCCGGGCCGCCTTCATCCTGCCCGACGACCTGTCCCAGCGCGTGGCGCGGTCCCCTGCCGCCGGTTTCGGCACGCCGCCCTCGACCGACGAGGAAACCAGCCGGCCCGTGGCGCAATGGATCGTCGACGGTTCGGACACCGTGATCGCCAGCTCGATCAAGTCCCTGCGCAACATGCCGCTGGCGGAGCTGAACCGGCAGGCACCCAACCGGTCCACACCGACCTTCGAGGTCGCCCTGTTCTTCAATCCCGAACAGCGCACGGCCATCAACATCGTTCCCGGCCTTGTCGGCATCATCCTGACCATGACCATGATCATGTTCACCTCGGCGGCCATCGTGCGCGAACGCGAGCGCGGCAACATGGAGATGCTGATCAACACGCCGGTGCGGCCGATGGAACTGATGATCGGCAAGATCATTCCCTATATCTTCATCGGGCTGCTGCAGACGGTCATCATCCTGGGCCTCGGTCATGTCCTGTTCAACGTGCCTTTCGCGGCAAAGATGCTGGATCTTTTTGTCGGAACGCTTTTGTTCATCGGCGCCAGCCTGTCGCTCGGGCTGGTGCTGTCGACCATCGCCCAAAGCCAGTTGCAGGCCACCCAGATGACCATCTTCGTGCTGCTGCCGTCGATCCTGCTGTCGGGCTTCATGTTCCCCTACGAGGGCATGCCGCTGATCGCCCAGTACATTGCCGAGGTTCTGCCGGCGACCCATTTCATGCGCATGATCCGCGGCTTCGTGCTGCGCGACGCCAGCCTTCTCGACCTGCAGCGCGACGTGATCTGGATGATCGGCTTCTTCGTTCTCGGCATGATCGTTGCCGCCCTCAGGTTCAAGAAACGGCTGGATTGACCGTTGGATCACCCGCTTCTTCCTTATGGAGTGCCATCCTGCCCCTTCCCAGAGCGTCATCCTGAGGAGGACCGTCAGGTCCGTCTCGAAGGATCCGCGGCATATACTGGAACAAGCGGCCGTTCCTTCGAGACAGCGCTCACGCGCTTCCTCAGGATGACGTCCTGGAGTGTGGCAGCTTCCCAAATGCAGGCAGGCAAAGGCGTCCCAATCCTGTTTCGGCCAAGGTCCGGTATTGACGCGCGGGTTGTAGTTTTTAAAGGCCTCGCCCCTGCCCACCTCGTCATCCTGAGGAGGACCGCCAGGTCCGTCTCGAAGGATCCGGCGAGATATACTGGAACAAGCGGCCGTTCCTTCGAGACAGCGCTCACGCGCTTCCTCAGGTTGACGATTTTGGGTGTGGCAGCTTCCCAAAATGCAGGCAGGTAAAGGCGTCCCAATCCTGTTTCGGCCAAGGTCCGGTATCGAAGCGCGGGTTGTAGTTTTTAAAGGCCTCACCCACTGCCCACTTCGTCATCCTGAGGAGGACCGCCAGGTCCGTCTCGAAGGATCCCGCGACATATACTGGAACAAGCGGCCGACCCTTCGAGACAGCGCTCACGCGCTTCCTCAGGATGACGTCCTGGAGTGTGGCAGCTTCCCAAATGCAGGCAGGCAAAGGCGTCCCAATCCTGTTTCGGCCAAGGTCCGATATCGAAGCGCGGGTTGTAGTTTTTAAAGGCCTCGCCCCTGCCCACCTCGTCATCCTGAGGAGGACCGCCAGGTCCGTCTCGAAGGATCCGCGGCATACGCTGGAACAAGCGGCCGACCCTTCGAGACAGCGCTGCGCGCTTCCTCAGGATGACGCCATTGGGTGTGGAGGCTTTCGTTACTTCGGCTGAGGCCCCGTATCGAAGCGCGGATTGGCGCTCTTGGTGACCGGACGCTGCAGGGAGACATTCTCCCGGCTTTCACGCCAGACGACGAAGATGCCGGAGGCAATGATGATCGCCGAACCGATGCCGACGTAAAGATCCGGCGTTTCCGAAAAGAACAGCATGCCGAACAGCGTCGCCCACAGGATCTGGCTGTATTGCAGCGGCGCGACCACCGCAGCCGGAGCGGCCTTGTAGGCGGTGATGGTACCGAACTGGGCGATGACCGACAGAAAACCGATCGCCGCCATCATGCCGAGATCGATGAGCTGCACCGGCACATAGACCACCGGCAATGTCATCGACATGGCCGTCATCGACAGGATCATCGGATAGAGGATCAGGACGGCCGGGCGTTCCTTGGCGCCCAGCTTGCGCACCAGAATGGTGGAGAGCGAATTGGCGAAAGCTGCCAGAAGCGCGGCTGCATGACCCAGTGTCAGCTCGGTCACGCCGGGACGTAAAACGATTAGAACCCCGATCAGACCGACAACCACGGCGGCCCAACGCTGAGCCCTGACCCTTTCCCCCAGAAGCGGCACCGACAGGGCCGTGATCAGGAGCGGCATGGCAAAGAGCAGCGCGTAGACCTCCGCCAGGGGCAGCGCCGTGAAGGCGTAGAAACCGCAGGACATGGCAATGATCGCCAGCCCTGCGCGCGACAGTACCAGCCAGGGGTGCCGCGGCCGGAAATTGTCGACCGCCTTGTCGGCCAGCATCATCATCGACATCGGCACGAAGGCGAACAGCATCGAGAAGAAGATGATCTGGAACACCGGGTACCCGGCCCCGAGCGCCTTGATCAACGCGTCATGCGTGGAAAACAGGGCGAAGGCGATGAGCGCGGCGGCAAGTCCCTTGAACGTTGCGGACATGGCAAGGCCTTTTTCGGTTCGGGGTAGCGCCTGCCGTCGGGAAGTGCAGGCAACGCGGACACAGGCGCGACGATGGGGTTCTCGTCAGCCGACCGGGGGCGGCAATCAACGGCTGGCACCATTGGCTCAATGGATCATCGCTGAAACGGCGAAAAGTTCAAGAAAGCTCCATCCGTGCCGTGCGGTTTTCCGCCGTTCCGGCGCCGGTTTCCACAACACAAAAGAGGCGGTGGACCTTCTCGCTCCACCGCCTCCGGGGCACTCCTGTTTTCCGCCTGCTGCGCCAAAAGCTAGAGAATGCGGCGGCGCAGATAGGAGGACACGATCTCGCCGGTGACCACCAACGCGATGATCGCAAGCAGCACGGTCGAGACTTCCTGCCAGTTGAACGTGTCGATGGCCCCTTGAAGGATCACGCCGATACCGCCGGCGCCGACCAGTCCGAGGACCGTCGATTCCCGCAGGTTGATGTCCCAGCGCAGGATGCTGACCGCAAAGAAGGTCGGCATAACCTGCGGCACGATGCCGTACAGCACCACCTTGAAATGGGACGCTCCGCAAGCCTGCAGGGCCTCGACGGGCTTCGGGTCGATTTCCTCGATGGCTTCGCCCAGCAGCTTGCCCAGAAATCCGATCGACCGGAACATGATCGCGACGATCCCGGCCACGATGCCCGGTCCGAAGATGGCCACGAACAGCAGCGCCCAGATGATCGTGTTGACCGAACGGGACGACACCAGGATGAAACGGCCGATCCAAAGGGTCACGGCATTGGGCGTGGTGTTCTGCGCGGCGATATAGGCCACCGGCAGTGCCAGAAGCACCGCCAGGGCCGTTGCGATCGTCGCCAGGTTGACCGTGTCCCACAATGCCAGGAGGATCTGGTCGAGGTTGGCCGGATCCGGCGGGACCATCCGGCTGAACAGGTCTCCCATCTGGGTCGGCGCGTCCCACACCCAGGCCCAGATGATGTTGACGCTGCCCAGCGCCCAGGCGACGACCAGCGCCGCCAGGGCAAAACAGGCATATCGCTGAAACCGCTGCATCGGCGTGTAGCGCGACCAGTCTTGCAAGGTGAGCTGTTCCATTACGCGATCCGCTTTCTGATGGCGCCGCTGACGGCTTCCGAAATCAGGATGACCCCGACAATGACCATGGTGATGGCCAGGGCGAAATCGTAGTCATACCGGCCGAAGGCATTGGCCAGCGTCGCCCCGATGCCGCCGGCACCGACGATGCCGACCACGGCGGAGGCCCTCAGGTTGCTGTCGAGCTGGTAGATGCTCAGCCCGATCTGGCGCTGCATGATCTGCGGCACGACCGCATAGACCAGGGTCGGCAGGAAGGAGGCTCCGGCGGATTTCATCGCTTCCACGGGGCCCGGATCGATCTCCTCGATCCGCTCGGCCAGAAGCTTGGCGACGAAACCGATCGAATAGACGATCAGCGTCAGGATGCCGGCAAACGGCCCGAACCCGACCGCCTTGACGAAAATGATCGCCACGATCACCGGGTGGAAACTGCGGGCCAGGATGATGATCGCCCGGCCGAGATAATAGACCGGCAGCGGCGCGATGTTGCGTGCGGCCATGAAGGCGATCGGGATCGACAGCAAGACCCCCCCGACCGTTGCCAGGATCGCGATCTTCAGACTTTCGAGAAACCCGTCGATCAGCAATTCGCTGCGCTGGAAACTGGGCGGAAAGGCGCCGCCGAAAATCCGCCCGGCCCGCGCCAGTCCCTGCGCCGCGCGATCCCAGTCGATCGGCAGGGTCGCGAGGGTAATCGCAACATAGACCGCTATGGCCGCGTAGAGACCGTAGCGCAGCAGCGGGTTGGCGATGAAAGGCGGCTTGTGCCAATGGTCCCTGGCCGCGCTCATGCCGCGGCACCTTCGACAGTTCTGTCGGCATGCGGAATGCCGGAATAGATCTGGTGCATGGCGTCTTCGCTCAAGGCCTCGGGCAGGTCGTCGAAAATAATGCGCCCGTAGCGCATGCCGACGATGCGGTCGCTGAATTCCTTGGCTTCGTTGACGTTGTGGATGTTGATGATCACGGGCAGCTTCAACTCGCTGGCCAGATCGCGCAACAGCGTCATGATCTGCTCCGACGTCTTCGGATCGAGCGAGGCCGTCGGCTCGTCCGCCAGCAGGATCTCCGGCTGCTGCATCAGCGCCCGGATGACACCGACACGCTGGCGTTCGCCGCCCGAAAGCTCGTCGGCGCGCTTGTCGGCGTAATGGGCGATGCCGACACGTTCCATCAGGTCGAACGCACGCCGGATGTCTTCCTTCGGATAGCGCCTCGTCAGGGCGGCCCAGGTCGAGATGTACCCCAGGCGGCCGCTCTGGACGTTTTCCATGACCGTCAGACGGTCGACCAGGTTGAAGCTCTGGAACACCATGCCGACGCGGCGCCTTGCATGGCGCAGGTCCCGCTTGCCGAGGCTGGTGAATTCGGTGCCGTTCAGCATGATCGACCCGGATGTCGGTTCGACGAGCCGGTTGATGCACCGCAGGAGCGTGCTCTTGCCGGCTCCGGAGGACCCAATGACCGAGACGACCTGTTCGCCCGCAACCTCGAGATCAAGATCCTTGAGCACGGGATCCCCTGCCCCGTAACGTTTTACGAGACCCGTTATTTTCAGCATGTTTTTCACCGTTTGGAAAAGCCCGCCGCCCGGAAACCGGACGGCGGGCCAAGAGGACTTGGGGCTTACTTGGACAGGCCCTGCGGCGTGTATTCCACGCCGTTGGAGGCCTGGATCTGCCGGATGACGGCCCACTGGTCCTTGTAGGTGATGGGAACGAACCGGCTGACGCCCTCGAACTCCTCGCCGAGCTTGTTGCCTGCGAAGTCGAAGCTGAAGAACGCTTCCTTGATCTTTTCAACCAGCGCCGGATCGAGATCGTGGGCGTAGTTGAAGGAGGTTGTCGGGAACGGGTCGCTTTCCCACACGAGCCGTACATCGGCCGGATCGTAAAGACCACGCTCGGCCATGCGTTCCACGACTTCGGACGCCACGGGGGCCGCGTCGTAGTCGCCGGCGACAACGCCGAGCATCGACTGGTCATGCGACCCGGAATAGATCACCTCGTAGTCCTGCTCCGGCACGACGCCCAGGCCCGGGAACAGCGCGCGGGGAGCCTGGTTGCCGGAATTCGATGTCGGCGAAGTATGCGCCACGCGCTTTCCGGCAAGGTCCCCCGGTGTCTTGATGTCGGAATCGGCCTGGGTGAAGAGCTGCAGGCGATAGCCGAACTGGCCGTCCTCGCTGCCCATGATCGCGAAGGGCACCGCGCCGGCAAGGTTCACCGCGAACGGCGTCGGCCCGGTGGAGAACCCGGCAATGTGCAGACGGCCGGAGCGCATGGCCTCGACTTCCGCGGAGTTCGACTGCACGGCGAAGAACTGGACGTCCTTGCCGGTCACTTCTTCCAGATGATCGATGAACGGTGCCCAGATATCCGCATAGACCGCGGGATCCTCGACCGGCGTATAGGCAAAGACCAGCGTGTCGGGATTGCTCAGCTCGGCCGGATCGGTCGGCGCGTCGGCGACCAGATCGCCATCCGCATCACAGTAGATCGTGTCGAGCGCGCCCTGGTTGGGGCAGTCCGCCGCATAGGCAGACGTCATCGCAAAACCGGCGACACAAGCCGCGGAACCGAGCCGGGCCAACAAGTTTCTCATATTTTCCTCCCATCGTGGACCGGTCCGTCCCGGCAATGACCTGCGCGGGCCTCCTGACCGATCGCCGTCAGCGTATCGGGAGCCGCCGGACGTTCGCGAGCGCTGAACTGTTAACAGAACAGAGAGGCCAAGCCTTTTCTGTTAACAGTGTTACAACCGGCACTCACCTGTGAAACATTTGTAACAAGATTCCGGTACCCGCCCCGGGCTCTCATGCTAGACAGCTTGATGAACTGCGAGAGAGCGACGAAATGGACGCCAGGGGACAGCCGGTAATCGCGATCATCGATGATGATGCGGATGTGCGCGAGACCCTTTCCGCTTTGATGGACTCAAGCGGCTTCACACCGATTGCCTTTCAGGACAGTGCCGGTTTCAAGGCCGCGGGCAATCCGGAAGATTTCGACCTGGCCCTGATCGATCTCAGGCTCAAGGGTGAATCCGGCCTGTCGCTGGCCATCCATATCCGCGAAATCTCGGAACTCCCCATTGTCATGCTGACCGGCGTGGGCGACGAGATCGACAAGATCATCGGCCTTGAGACCGGCGCCGACGACTATCTCATGAAACCGTTCAACCCGCGTGAACTCGTTGCACGCATCCGGGCGGTTCTGCGGCGTTATGGCCACGGTGTTGCCAGCGCGACAAGAACCGGCAAGGACCAGCAGATCATCTTCGGCAGCAAACGGGTGGACCTGCAGCGGCGGGAACTGCTGGACGAGAACGGCGAGGAAATCCCGCTGACAAACGCGGAATATGTGCTGCTGGACTATTTCGTCCGCAATCCCGATCGCATCATCCCGCGAACGGAGCTGATGAAGGAAATCGGCAGCGACATGCAGCGCTACGTGGACCGGACGATCGATGTCCTGATCCTCAGGCTGCGCCGCAAGATCGAGAACGTGCCGTCCAAACCCGTGCATCTGCAGACCCGGCGGGCGCAGGGTTACATCTTCGTCCTGCAGGCGGACACCCCATGACGTCCGCCCGCATGAGGCAGCCGAGCATCCGCTCGCTGCTGCTGTCCGCGATCGGCCTTCTCCTTGTCGTGATCATGGTGATCGGGGCAATCGCGCTCTATACGCTCACCAGCGCCGAGGAGCGCCTCGATACGTATCACGGGCAGACGCTGGCCGAGGTTTCCGATGCGCTCGAG carries:
- the phnE gene encoding phosphonate ABC transporter, permease protein PhnE, translated to MEQLTLQDWSRYTPMQRFQRYACFALAALVVAWALGSVNIIWAWVWDAPTQMGDLFSRMVPPDPANLDQILLALWDTVNLATIATALAVLLALPVAYIAAQNTTPNAVTLWIGRFILVSSRSVNTIIWALLFVAIFGPGIVAGIVAIMFRSIGFLGKLLGEAIEEIDPKPVEALQACGASHFKVVLYGIVPQVMPTFFAVSILRWDINLRESTVLGLVGAGGIGVILQGAIDTFNWQEVSTVLLAIIALVVTGEIVSSYLRRRIL
- the phnE gene encoding phosphonate ABC transporter, permease protein PhnE; translated protein: MSAARDHWHKPPFIANPLLRYGLYAAIAVYVAITLATLPIDWDRAAQGLARAGRIFGGAFPPSFQRSELLIDGFLESLKIAILATVGGVLLSIPIAFMAARNIAPLPVYYLGRAIIILARSFHPVIVAIIFVKAVGFGPFAGILTLIVYSIGFVAKLLAERIEEIDPGPVEAMKSAGASFLPTLVYAVVPQIMQRQIGLSIYQLDSNLRASAVVGIVGAGGIGATLANAFGRYDYDFALAITMVIVGVILISEAVSGAIRKRIA
- a CDS encoding response regulator, with translation MDARGQPVIAIIDDDADVRETLSALMDSSGFTPIAFQDSAGFKAAGNPEDFDLALIDLRLKGESGLSLAIHIREISELPIVMLTGVGDEIDKIIGLETGADDYLMKPFNPRELVARIRAVLRRYGHGVASATRTGKDQQIIFGSKRVDLQRRELLDENGEEIPLTNAEYVLLDYFVRNPDRIIPRTELMKEIGSDMQRYVDRTIDVLILRLRRKIENVPSKPVHLQTRRAQGYIFVLQADTP
- the phnC gene encoding phosphonate ABC transporter ATP-binding protein — translated: MLKITGLVKRYGAGDPVLKDLDLEVAGEQVVSVIGSSGAGKSTLLRCINRLVEPTSGSIMLNGTEFTSLGKRDLRHARRRVGMVFQSFNLVDRLTVMENVQSGRLGYISTWAALTRRYPKEDIRRAFDLMERVGIAHYADKRADELSGGERQRVGVIRALMQQPEILLADEPTASLDPKTSEQIMTLLRDLASELKLPVIINIHNVNEAKEFSDRIVGMRYGRIIFDDLPEALSEDAMHQIYSGIPHADRTVEGAAA
- the phnD gene encoding phosphate/phosphite/phosphonate ABC transporter substrate-binding protein, producing the protein MRNLLARLGSAACVAGFAMTSAYAADCPNQGALDTIYCDADGDLVADAPTDPAELSNPDTLVFAYTPVEDPAVYADIWAPFIDHLEEVTGKDVQFFAVQSNSAEVEAMRSGRLHIAGFSTGPTPFAVNLAGAVPFAIMGSEDGQFGYRLQLFTQADSDIKTPGDLAGKRVAHTSPTSNSGNQAPRALFPGLGVVPEQDYEVIYSGSHDQSMLGVVAGDYDAAPVASEVVERMAERGLYDPADVRLVWESDPFPTTSFNYAHDLDPALVEKIKEAFFSFDFAGNKLGEEFEGVSRFVPITYKDQWAVIRQIQASNGVEYTPQGLSK
- a CDS encoding DMT family transporter — protein: MSATFKGLAAALIAFALFSTHDALIKALGAGYPVFQIIFFSMLFAFVPMSMMMLADKAVDNFRPRHPWLVLSRAGLAIIAMSCGFYAFTALPLAEVYALLFAMPLLITALSVPLLGERVRAQRWAAVVVGLIGVLIVLRPGVTELTLGHAAALLAAFANSLSTILVRKLGAKERPAVLILYPMILSMTAMSMTLPVVYVPVQLIDLGMMAAIGFLSVIAQFGTITAYKAAPAAVVAPLQYSQILWATLFGMLFFSETPDLYVGIGSAIIIASGIFVVWRESRENVSLQRPVTKSANPRFDTGPQPK
- a CDS encoding ABC transporter permease: MIRPLSRIAAIFSKELAQLRRDRMTFGMVIMIPLIQLTLFGYAINTNVRDIPVAVVDHSQTGLSRILIQMVEATTVVKVTERLNSIEAAEDAIKAARVRAAFILPDDLSQRVARSPAAGFGTPPSTDEETSRPVAQWIVDGSDTVIASSIKSLRNMPLAELNRQAPNRSTPTFEVALFFNPEQRTAINIVPGLVGIILTMTMIMFTSAAIVRERERGNMEMLINTPVRPMELMIGKIIPYIFIGLLQTVIILGLGHVLFNVPFAAKMLDLFVGTLLFIGASLSLGLVLSTIAQSQLQATQMTIFVLLPSILLSGFMFPYEGMPLIAQYIAEVLPATHFMRMIRGFVLRDASLLDLQRDVIWMIGFFVLGMIVAALRFKKRLD